The following are encoded together in the Clostridium sp. 'White wine YQ' genome:
- a CDS encoding CD3324 family protein, giving the protein MKYAKAQDVLPMEIIEIIQKYVDGKYLYVPRKDENHKSWGEKSGIKNDLKVRNNEIYKKYVGGATINELTQEYYLSEKSIRRIIRQEKHICS; this is encoded by the coding sequence ATGAAATATGCAAAGGCACAAGATGTGTTACCAATGGAAATTATTGAAATAATACAAAAATATGTAGATGGAAAATATCTTTATGTACCCAGAAAAGATGAAAATCATAAATCTTGGGGAGAAAAGAGTGGAATAAAGAATGATCTTAAGGTAAGAAATAACGAGATTTATAAAAAGTATGTTGGTGGGGCTACTATCAATGAACTCACTCAAGAGTATTACCTGTCAGAGAAAAGTATAAGAAGAATAATAAGACAAGAGAAACATATATGCTCATAA